A single Paenibacillus sp. FSL R5-0517 DNA region contains:
- a CDS encoding opine metallophore biosynthesis dehydrogenase — protein sequence MSNLQRILIFGTGPASIQLAVTFKDYLNCCIGIAGRPSVRSASVFAALEQSNGRVEVSIQNEKHQPLAGECFVDHVFKGYDTIQGEWDTLILAVTTDAYIDVLEQMSEQFIKQLKCIVLVSPTFGSNRLVTHYMRERNTVPEVISFSTYLGDTRWMHEHPSNHVMTTGVKKKVYIGSNQYPSEQVNKLCQAYERLGIALEVMTSPLEAETRNISLYVHPPLFMNDFSLKAIFEASDIQKYVYKMYPEGPITQVLIRDMRAQWQEIMNITDRLHIQGVNLLQFMTDDNYPVRLESISRQDIENFNQLQVIHQEYLLYIRYTSLLIDPFSEPDSEGKYFDFSAVPFRQTFMNREGELDIPRMPNEDYYRIKIIQGIARHLDVSCPTMDHFIATYEAKIQEVARTKTDQRLSDAFVIQSFEEDIRMICTGLVSSRV from the coding sequence ATGAGCAATCTTCAGCGAATTCTGATATTTGGAACCGGCCCTGCATCCATTCAGCTTGCGGTAACATTCAAAGATTATCTCAACTGCTGCATTGGTATTGCGGGGAGACCATCGGTTCGTTCAGCGTCCGTATTCGCAGCCCTTGAACAGAGCAATGGGCGTGTTGAGGTCAGCATTCAAAATGAGAAACATCAACCGCTTGCAGGTGAATGTTTCGTTGATCATGTGTTCAAGGGATATGACACCATTCAGGGTGAGTGGGACACGCTCATTTTGGCTGTAACTACGGATGCTTATATTGATGTATTGGAACAAATGAGTGAACAATTCATCAAACAACTGAAATGTATCGTTTTGGTCTCTCCGACGTTTGGGTCGAATCGATTAGTGACCCATTATATGAGAGAGCGTAATACAGTGCCTGAAGTGATCAGTTTCTCGACCTACCTCGGAGATACCCGTTGGATGCACGAACATCCGTCTAATCATGTCATGACAACGGGGGTCAAGAAAAAGGTCTATATCGGTTCCAATCAATACCCGTCTGAACAGGTTAACAAGCTATGCCAAGCTTATGAGCGTTTGGGTATTGCGTTGGAAGTCATGACTTCCCCACTGGAGGCGGAAACGAGAAATATCTCGTTGTATGTGCATCCGCCCTTGTTCATGAACGACTTCTCATTAAAGGCCATCTTTGAAGCATCGGATATTCAGAAATATGTATACAAGATGTATCCCGAAGGTCCGATTACTCAAGTTTTGATACGGGATATGCGGGCACAGTGGCAGGAGATTATGAATATAACGGACCGACTCCATATCCAGGGAGTGAACCTGCTTCAATTCATGACGGATGACAACTATCCGGTTCGATTAGAGAGTATATCACGCCAGGATATCGAGAATTTCAATCAGCTGCAGGTCATTCATCAAGAGTATTTATTATACATACGGTACACCTCATTATTGATTGATCCATTCTCGGAACCCGATTCGGAAGGCAAATATTTTGACTTTTCAGCAGTCCCATTCCGTCAAACGTTCATGAACCGCGAAGGGGAACTGGACATCCCCCGTATGCCCAATGAAGATTACTACCGCATCAAAATCATTCAGGGCATAGCCAGACACCTGGATGTGAGCTGTCCAACCATGGATCATTTTATCGCCACATACGAGGCGAAGATTCAGGAAGTTGCCCGTACGAAAACAGATCAACGTTTATCCGATGCCTTTGTGATCCAATCCTTTGAAGAGGATATCCGCATGATCTGCACCGGACTTGTAAGTAGTAGGGTCTAG
- the nikA gene encoding nickel ABC transporter substrate-binding protein yields the protein MKKGLTFTSILLLVSAITVLAGCAQSTKEKESAQTEPAHSQVQTELIYASAKDINDMNPHLYTGSMPAQGMVYESLVENTPDGIKPLLAESWDISEDGKIYTFHLRQDVKFHDGEPFNAEAVKQNIDAVQANAEKHAWIKLSTKITNVKVIDEHTVELTLSEPYYPALVELSMTRPYVFLSPKDFKDGGTKDGVSGFHGTGPYKLTAHKVEENATFEANEDYWGGAPAIKKITSKVLPAGETTFLALQKGEINFVFTDDRGADSIDVEAMDQLAESGDYQVVRSEAMNTNMIVANSSRQNSPVQETAVREALWVAIDRETISKDIFNGTQTVADTLFSANVNYAKVDLKKREYDPELAKKLLDQAGWALADGEVVRTKNGQPLAMKLYYDSNSSSQKIQAELIQYSMKELGIQLEILGEESTSIANRRATGEYDLLFNQTWGLAYDPQSTIAAFTSDSAYKHTTSGIAEADELYKKIDAVMISTDEDSRQSLYADIMKIVHDEAVFIPITNGRVTVVAPENLDGISFKQTQYELPFEQMNFKYIN from the coding sequence GTGAAAAAGGGTCTTACTTTTACATCTATATTATTGCTGGTATCTGCCATTACGGTGCTGGCAGGATGCGCTCAGAGCACAAAAGAGAAAGAGAGCGCCCAAACGGAGCCTGCCCATAGCCAGGTACAAACGGAACTTATCTATGCTTCTGCCAAAGATATTAATGACATGAATCCCCATCTATACACAGGTTCCATGCCTGCCCAAGGGATGGTATATGAGTCACTGGTGGAAAACACCCCTGATGGAATCAAGCCATTGCTGGCAGAATCATGGGATATCTCCGAGGATGGCAAGATCTATACCTTTCATCTGCGACAAGATGTGAAATTCCATGATGGAGAGCCGTTCAACGCAGAGGCGGTTAAACAAAATATCGATGCAGTACAGGCCAACGCTGAAAAACATGCCTGGATCAAGCTGTCTACCAAAATCACGAATGTGAAGGTTATCGATGAGCATACGGTGGAGCTCACACTTTCGGAACCCTATTATCCGGCACTGGTGGAATTGTCCATGACAAGACCTTACGTCTTCTTATCCCCCAAGGATTTCAAGGATGGCGGAACCAAAGACGGAGTAAGTGGTTTCCATGGTACAGGACCTTACAAGCTTACTGCTCATAAAGTCGAAGAGAACGCCACGTTTGAAGCCAATGAAGACTATTGGGGTGGTGCACCTGCAATTAAGAAGATCACATCCAAGGTTCTTCCGGCAGGGGAAACAACATTTCTGGCATTGCAAAAAGGAGAGATTAACTTTGTGTTCACCGATGACCGGGGAGCAGATAGTATCGATGTCGAGGCCATGGACCAATTAGCTGAATCTGGTGATTATCAAGTGGTTCGAAGTGAAGCGATGAACACCAATATGATCGTAGCCAACAGCAGTCGCCAGAATAGTCCGGTTCAGGAAACGGCAGTGCGGGAAGCGCTATGGGTTGCCATTGATCGGGAAACGATCAGTAAAGATATTTTCAACGGAACGCAGACTGTAGCGGATACGCTATTTTCGGCCAATGTCAATTACGCCAAGGTAGACCTTAAGAAACGGGAGTATGATCCGGAATTGGCTAAAAAGCTTCTGGACCAAGCTGGTTGGGCATTGGCAGATGGTGAAGTTGTGAGAACGAAGAACGGTCAGCCTTTAGCCATGAAATTATATTATGACAGCAATTCGTCTTCACAGAAAATACAGGCCGAATTGATCCAGTATTCCATGAAAGAATTGGGAATTCAGCTTGAAATCTTGGGCGAAGAGTCCACTTCCATTGCGAATCGGAGAGCCACCGGGGAATATGACCTGCTCTTTAATCAAACCTGGGGACTGGCCTATGATCCACAGAGTACCATTGCTGCATTTACGTCAGATTCAGCATACAAGCATACGACAAGCGGAATTGCCGAAGCGGATGAATTGTACAAGAAAATCGATGCGGTCATGATCTCCACGGATGAGGACTCCCGCCAATCCCTGTATGCTGACATTATGAAGATCGTCCATGATGAAGCGGTGTTCATTCCGATTACCAACGGGCGTGTCACTGTTGTCGCTCCCGAGAATCTTGATGGAATCTCATTCAAGCAGACCCAATATGAACTACCATTTGAACAAATGAATTTTAAATATATAAATTGA
- a CDS encoding diaminopimelate epimerase — MKQEIDFIKFSPTQNMTILVKTDHAAEQYSHIATRLMSYDNVYAEQVGFIEPTRRPEAVARLEMSGGEFCGNACMALAAHHASEAGLAQEKSMDIVLEVSGIDQLIMCHVKKQQNEYDCRVTMPVPKQIEQRTIRYEGIELDMVIIRYAEFIHIVIEVDDFDDPMKKRAQTLARLLGVTLGDKLIGILLYQSHSQEMAPLIYVPELDSLIWERGCGSGTASVGAYLAWSQQRQITQYIKQPGGAIKVMVQWNAAELESITIEGSVGIVAQGKAFIDAPAEWSVVNA, encoded by the coding sequence ATGAAACAGGAGATCGATTTTATCAAGTTCAGTCCCACTCAAAACATGACGATTCTGGTTAAAACGGATCATGCAGCCGAGCAATACAGTCATATTGCTACCCGCCTAATGTCGTATGATAACGTTTACGCCGAGCAAGTGGGATTCATTGAACCAACAAGGAGACCGGAAGCTGTGGCCCGTCTGGAAATGTCCGGCGGCGAGTTCTGTGGCAATGCCTGCATGGCACTTGCAGCACACCACGCATCTGAAGCAGGGCTGGCACAAGAGAAATCTATGGACATCGTGCTGGAAGTTTCCGGAATCGATCAATTGATCATGTGCCATGTGAAGAAGCAGCAGAATGAATATGACTGCCGGGTAACCATGCCGGTTCCAAAGCAGATTGAACAGCGAACCATCCGGTACGAAGGCATCGAGCTGGATATGGTAATCATCCGGTACGCCGAGTTCATCCATATCGTGATTGAAGTGGATGACTTCGACGATCCGATGAAGAAGAGGGCACAGACCCTTGCAAGGTTACTGGGAGTAACCCTGGGAGATAAGCTGATCGGTATCTTGTTATATCAATCGCACTCGCAAGAAATGGCTCCTCTCATCTATGTTCCAGAGCTGGATAGTCTGATCTGGGAGAGAGGGTGTGGTTCGGGTACGGCCTCCGTGGGTGCCTATCTCGCATGGAGCCAGCAGAGGCAGATTACGCAGTACATCAAGCAGCCTGGTGGTGCGATCAAAGTGATGGTCCAGTGGAATGCCGCGGAACTTGAGAGTATTACGATTGAGGGATCTGTTGGCATTGTCGCACAAGGCAAAGCCTTCATAGATGCTCCAGCAGAATGGAGCGTTGTAAACGCATGA
- a CDS encoding LLM class flavin-dependent oxidoreductase — translation MSIRVGILDQTPIYEGETAVDAFRHTIELAQRAEQLGFHRFWVSEHHDSGHVAGSSPEVLISHLLAHTKRIRLGSGGVMLQHYSPYKVAENFNILAALGPGRVDLGIGRAPGGLPRSTQALQEGIQGAASLQEKIVQVKRYIHNEPFEDPSHPLAGLSASPVSDIPAELYVLGASVDSAGMAAELGLPYVFSLFINSNIEVALEAIRVYREQFDRSQGRVPYAALALSLIVAESEEEAEGLASEHMLVKIHLESGKVLTVGSVEQAEEFGRQSNESYRIEILEPSVTRGTKEIVGQALLKFQQDFAVEEFIVTTATRDFTKRIRSFELLREILAEQGLSEFALESKTQEAAIG, via the coding sequence ATGAGTATTCGTGTGGGCATTTTGGATCAGACTCCCATCTATGAAGGGGAAACGGCGGTGGATGCTTTTCGGCATACGATTGAGCTGGCACAGCGGGCAGAGCAGCTTGGATTCCATCGGTTCTGGGTATCGGAGCACCATGATTCAGGGCATGTTGCAGGTTCCTCCCCGGAGGTACTCATCTCCCACTTGCTTGCGCATACGAAGCGGATTCGGCTGGGGTCTGGCGGAGTGATGCTCCAGCATTACAGTCCATACAAAGTCGCCGAAAATTTCAATATCCTCGCAGCGCTCGGACCAGGAAGAGTTGACCTGGGAATTGGTCGTGCACCAGGTGGATTACCGCGTTCAACACAGGCGTTACAGGAAGGGATTCAGGGTGCGGCATCACTTCAAGAGAAAATTGTTCAGGTGAAACGATACATCCACAATGAGCCGTTTGAAGATCCATCCCATCCACTTGCAGGTCTCAGCGCTTCGCCTGTGTCCGACATTCCAGCGGAACTGTACGTACTTGGAGCCAGTGTTGATAGTGCAGGCATGGCTGCGGAACTGGGACTCCCATATGTTTTTTCACTGTTCATTAACAGTAATATTGAGGTAGCGCTTGAGGCCATCCGTGTATATCGCGAGCAATTCGATCGTTCTCAGGGAAGGGTGCCTTACGCTGCACTGGCTTTATCCCTGATTGTGGCGGAGAGTGAGGAAGAAGCGGAAGGACTTGCGAGCGAGCATATGCTGGTGAAGATCCATCTGGAGAGTGGAAAGGTGCTGACGGTGGGTTCTGTGGAACAGGCGGAAGAATTCGGACGTCAATCAAACGAGAGCTATCGGATCGAGATTCTGGAGCCAAGTGTGACCCGGGGTACGAAGGAAATCGTAGGTCAGGCACTGCTGAAGTTTCAGCAGGATTTTGCGGTGGAAGAGTTCATTGTGACTACAGCTACACGGGACTTTACCAAGCGAATTCGTTCATTTGAATTGTTGCGTGAAATTCTGGCAGAGCAGGGACTAAGCGAATTTGCACTGGAATCCAAGACACAGGAAGCCGCAATCGGATAG
- a CDS encoding SAM-dependent methyltransferase, producing MITLVHFQTCLSEFAEKFDKLASKYDHTIQHSAELEAVINDYSLFVTDSENKAAWEQLGHSELEELDSLIWQLRNKSAQCVAIMEKYRALKLENGDVQIADYFRNIEECIDKEFGSFQVTSDSKVLLVGSGSFPMTPLLIAKRTGAQVVGIDIDEESITLGQKVVKTLGAGLKIHLESTLLENLEYTKEATHIIFSSTVAPKYDLLDQLHALTNAQVVVAMRYGDQLKSLFNYPMRATDSTKWKLIDHILRPDDVFDIALYQKA from the coding sequence ATGATCACATTGGTCCATTTTCAGACATGTTTGAGTGAGTTTGCAGAGAAATTCGATAAGCTCGCGAGCAAGTACGATCATACGATTCAGCATAGTGCAGAGCTGGAGGCTGTGATCAATGACTACTCCCTCTTTGTGACCGATTCGGAGAATAAGGCAGCTTGGGAACAGTTGGGGCATTCGGAGTTGGAAGAACTGGATTCGCTTATATGGCAGTTAAGAAATAAATCCGCCCAGTGTGTGGCGATCATGGAGAAATATCGTGCATTGAAGTTAGAGAACGGGGATGTACAGATTGCCGATTATTTCAGAAACATCGAAGAGTGTATCGATAAAGAATTCGGCAGCTTCCAGGTTACCTCCGATTCCAAAGTATTGCTGGTAGGCTCCGGTTCCTTCCCCATGACACCATTACTCATCGCCAAGCGAACAGGTGCACAGGTTGTCGGGATCGATATTGATGAAGAATCCATTACACTCGGGCAGAAGGTGGTAAAGACGCTGGGCGCAGGTTTGAAGATTCATCTGGAGTCAACCTTGCTGGAAAATCTGGAGTATACCAAGGAAGCAACACATATCATTTTCAGCTCTACCGTGGCCCCTAAATATGATCTGCTTGATCAACTGCATGCCCTGACAAATGCACAGGTGGTTGTAGCCATGAGATATGGTGACCAGTTAAAGTCCTTATTTAATTATCCGATGAGAGCGACGGACAGTACCAAGTGGAAGCTGATAGACCATATCCTGCGCCCGGATGATGTGTTCGATATTGCGTTGTACCAGAAAGCATAG
- a CDS encoding amidohydrolase, translating into MKSDLEQPKQQAVEQIQGPEHELHGEREEAFAEHLITIRRHLHRNPELSGEEKETTAAIRSWLEEEGVRIADEYVLRTGLVAEVGQGDGPVIALRADIDALPIQEETKLEFASQVAGKMHACGHDAHTAILIGAARLLKQRESTLPGKVRLLFQPSEEKATGARQVIQSGALSDVRAVFGLHNKPDLQVGTVGIREGALMAAADGFVVKVEGVGTHAAVPEAGIDPIVVAAHIVTALQAIVSRNVGAQESAVISVTKLHSGTAWNVIPDEAILDGTVRTFDEKVRARIRERFNQVVTGVAAAYGTRATVRWIQGPPAVVNDEALAFAAEQIASEIGLNRVRPLPSPAGEDFSFYQKEVPGLFLFLGTSGPHEWHHPGFDVDERALPLGAHLLAALAEQALHNVQAHQE; encoded by the coding sequence ATGAAAAGTGATCTGGAACAGCCCAAGCAGCAGGCTGTAGAGCAAATACAGGGCCCCGAGCATGAGCTTCACGGTGAACGGGAGGAAGCATTCGCGGAACATTTAATCACCATTCGGCGACACCTGCATCGCAACCCGGAATTGTCTGGCGAGGAAAAGGAAACGACGGCAGCCATTCGCAGCTGGCTGGAAGAGGAAGGTGTCCGTATTGCAGACGAATATGTGCTGCGGACAGGGCTTGTCGCTGAAGTAGGCCAAGGAGACGGCCCGGTGATCGCCCTAAGAGCGGATATTGATGCGCTGCCCATTCAGGAAGAGACGAAGCTGGAATTTGCCTCGCAGGTGGCTGGAAAGATGCATGCCTGCGGACATGACGCACACACGGCGATTCTGATTGGTGCTGCACGATTACTGAAACAGCGCGAGTCCACGCTCCCGGGGAAAGTACGCTTGTTGTTCCAGCCATCGGAGGAAAAAGCAACGGGTGCACGGCAAGTGATCCAGAGCGGCGCATTATCCGATGTTCGGGCCGTATTCGGGTTGCATAACAAACCTGATCTTCAGGTGGGTACGGTAGGCATTCGGGAAGGCGCATTGATGGCGGCCGCAGACGGTTTTGTTGTCAAAGTGGAAGGTGTAGGCACCCATGCAGCCGTGCCTGAAGCAGGCATTGATCCGATCGTGGTTGCCGCACATATCGTTACGGCTCTACAGGCGATTGTGAGTCGTAATGTAGGAGCACAGGAGAGCGCCGTCATCAGCGTTACCAAGCTCCACAGCGGTACAGCCTGGAACGTCATTCCAGATGAAGCGATACTCGATGGCACAGTGCGCACCTTTGATGAGAAAGTGCGTGCACGGATTCGCGAGCGTTTCAATCAGGTGGTGACCGGTGTGGCGGCAGCTTATGGCACACGGGCTACGGTTCGCTGGATTCAAGGACCACCTGCCGTGGTCAACGATGAAGCTCTCGCGTTTGCAGCGGAACAAATTGCAAGTGAGATTGGATTAAATCGCGTTAGACCGCTGCCTTCTCCAGCAGGGGAGGACTTCTCTTTTTATCAAAAAGAAGTTCCGGGCCTGTTCCTCTTCTTGGGCACCTCTGGCCCGCATGAGTGGCATCACCCTGGCTTTGATGTGGATGAACGGGCATTGCCGCTGGGAGCACATCTTCTGGCTGCATTAGCTGAGCAAGCACTGCACAATGTGCAAGCACATCAAGAGTGA
- a CDS encoding LysR family transcriptional regulator codes for MNIENIEAFVYINHYGSFNKAAEVLFLSQPSVTARIQSLERELGCKLFDRLGKQIVLTEEGRKFLPYAQQVLQVIQKGKQKIQQRKTTPDALRLGSTVSVSNYVIPDFLPKIKEAYPEINIKLTTATTDQLIAKLLGQEIDLAFVRKVMHPAIRTVAFYEDPIQLYVYKGHPFMESGHVSMEAIRHEQLVFFECGSLDWLRIHRAFDSLEHPPNITYHVDNSETAKKLVMQGAGIAFLPGLTVKKEVQNQELFPIQVHEVAGVSLQISVVTLKEEYSPLAEPFGELLRQL; via the coding sequence ATGAATATCGAGAATATTGAAGCATTTGTATATATCAATCATTATGGAAGCTTCAATAAGGCTGCCGAAGTACTCTTCTTGTCCCAACCTTCGGTCACAGCTCGCATTCAGTCACTGGAAAGGGAGCTGGGCTGCAAGTTGTTTGATCGGCTTGGCAAGCAAATTGTCCTGACAGAAGAAGGTCGGAAATTCCTGCCGTATGCGCAGCAAGTGCTGCAAGTCATTCAGAAGGGCAAGCAGAAGATTCAACAACGCAAGACAACACCGGATGCACTTCGACTGGGGAGTACAGTATCGGTCTCGAATTATGTCATTCCCGATTTTCTACCCAAGATCAAGGAAGCTTACCCCGAAATTAATATCAAACTGACGACGGCAACGACGGATCAGCTGATTGCCAAATTGCTTGGTCAGGAGATCGATCTTGCTTTTGTACGCAAGGTGATGCATCCTGCGATCCGTACGGTTGCTTTTTATGAAGATCCAATTCAGCTCTATGTGTACAAAGGACATCCATTCATGGAGAGCGGGCATGTCAGCATGGAAGCGATCCGGCATGAGCAACTGGTCTTTTTCGAATGTGGTTCATTGGACTGGCTTCGCATTCACCGGGCTTTCGACTCGCTGGAACATCCTCCGAATATTACATATCATGTCGACAATTCGGAGACAGCGAAGAAACTGGTTATGCAAGGGGCAGGCATTGCTTTTCTCCCGGGACTCACGGTGAAGAAGGAAGTGCAGAATCAGGAGTTGTTCCCCATTCAGGTACATGAGGTGGCAGGTGTATCATTGCAGATCAGCGTTGTCACGTTAAAGGAAGAATATTCGCCATTGGCAGAGCCCTTCGGGGAACTGCTGCGACAGTTATAG